From a region of the Bacteroidota bacterium genome:
- a CDS encoding response regulator transcription factor gives MTEKQPKFKVIHVAIVDDDEEIRNGLSWIIQQTDGYELTGAYKNYSEALHGIAETQPDVVLMDIGLPGKSGIECVRELKIQYPKVQFVMQTVYADDENIFQSLRAGAVGYLLKKTPTAKFLQAISDAYEGGAPMSGEIARKVLNYFQMPQKKKSTDYELSDREIDVLKELTEGHSYKSIADKLFVSVHTVRFHLHNIYEKLHVSSRAEAVAKVMKENVI, from the coding sequence ATGACTGAAAAACAACCTAAATTCAAAGTAATCCACGTTGCCATTGTTGATGACGATGAAGAAATCCGCAATGGACTAAGCTGGATTATTCAACAAACCGACGGATACGAGCTCACAGGTGCATATAAAAATTACTCCGAAGCTTTACACGGAATTGCTGAAACACAACCGGATGTTGTACTGATGGATATCGGCCTTCCAGGAAAATCGGGGATTGAATGCGTACGCGAATTAAAAATACAATATCCTAAAGTACAGTTTGTTATGCAGACAGTGTACGCCGACGATGAAAATATTTTTCAATCGTTGCGTGCTGGTGCCGTTGGGTACTTGTTAAAGAAAACCCCTACAGCAAAATTTCTCCAGGCGATTAGTGATGCATATGAAGGGGGAGCTCCCATGAGCGGTGAGATCGCACGAAAAGTGCTGAACTATTTCCAAATGCCGCAAAAAAAGAAATCGACAGACTATGAACTTTCGGATCGTGAGATTGACGTTTTAAAGGAGTTGACGGAAGGGCATAGTTACAAATCCATTGCAGATAAATTGTTCGTCAGCGTTCACACAGTTCGTTTCCACCTCCATAATATCTACGAAAAACTCCACGTTTCATCACGCGCTGAAGCTGTGGCAAAAGTGATGAAAGAAAACGTGATTTAG